In Methanococcus voltae PS, the genomic stretch TTTTAATCATTTTTTTGGCAGAATTTTTATTTTTATTATTAATATTGTTATTTGTATTAGTATTGGGGTTTGTTTTATTATTTCCAGTATAATTTAGTACGTAATTATCTAATGTAGTATATCTTGAATAGTTATCAACAAATGCGCTAATATCATAAGGTTTTGTCGTGAATCCTTTACCATTATCTACAGGATTTTCTCTCCCCATTGATTCATTGAAGTTAAACCAGTAGTTACCAAATTTACTGTTGTATACATTACCATCTACTTTGTATTGATATCTTATACTGTTTGGTGATTCGAAAGTACAGTTTACCAAAATATTCCAAGTAGCCATGTGTCCCGCTAAGAAGTCATTTAGATATATGTTGCTATTCGAAATTGGACCTCTCATGGTAAATCCGAATGCAAGAATCTTATTCAAGTCTTTACTATCTACTCCAAAAAATGTATTCCCTACAAGTGTTATATTATCTGAACCGTTGAGATTGTATACACATACACCATATCGGTCTGTTGTAATATTAAAGGTTGAATTACTAATTACAGTATTTTTTAAGGTAGCTGTAAAAAACAATATACCACTACTATTATTTAAGCCCCTCATTTGGAAATTACAGTCTTTAATATAGGTATTTTCTAAGTTATTTATATATACCATTTCACCAGAATAATTTAAAACATCCATATAGATATCTAAATTTTCCATTGGTACATTTGAATAATTAAATTGTATAGCATTCCCATAAATTCCACTTATATTTATGTAGTTATTTGAAATTCTAGAATCTAAACTGTTTGAAGTATTTATTATCCCATATTTTCCTATTTCAACACCAACTCCTACAATATCCATACCATTTTTAATTACAATATTGTTATTATTGATTATAGGTGAATTTAAGGATTTTTTTTCGTCATTTGGATTAAATCCAATTCCATATGTACCATTATTTATAAATATGTCACAATTTTCAATTGTAAGGTTATTTACAGAGGAATTTATCATAATTCCATTACATTCGTAATTTATAGGCGTTTCTATTTTTAAATTTTTGATTGTAATGTTATCAAAGATTTTACCGCTTTTGTAAACTCGTATAACGTCCAAAGCAGTTGAATCCGTACCTAGTTTATGGTTATTCCCGTCGATTACTACATCGCTTGATTGAATTACGATTCCCTTTGTAATGTCTGTGATATCTTCATCCAATACGTAAGTTCCAGGACCGATTATTGTCCTATTATTATCGTAAGTTGACTTAGTAATGTGAATTATCGAAGATTTGTTTGTTTTATTCTCTTCAGGGGTTACGACACCATTACTAGGGAAATAATTCTCCCATTTTTCAACTAACGGATGGGTATCGTTTGCTTGCTGTATCATACTATATAAGGAGTAGTTTCCATCTCTTATCCCGTCACCGTCTGCATCTGCAGGACTTATACAGGCATCCCAGTAGTTACCAACTATCTTATTAGTATATTGTTGACTGTTGTATGTGTAATTTATAGCATTCGGGCTGTAGAATTGATTAATCCCAATGCCATCAATTTTAGTATCCCGTACATTATCTACAAAATTATTCAAGTAAATATAGTTCTTAATACTAAAGTGTCCATTAAAAATGCATATTGCCCCACCGAAAGAATTATTTTGTATGGTGTTATATGCAATTGTTGAATCATATGCGGAAAGAGAGATTCCAAAGCCATCTGCTCCAATACCAAAACTTTTGTAGCTGTTATTTATTATCGTATTATGTGTTATTTTAATACCATAAGAATTACTCGTTTTAATTCCGTTTCCATTATAGTTAGTAATAGTATTGTTATAAATTGTTGCATATTTAAATGTTTGAAGATATATAGGCGTATTACTTACGTTATTTATTATGTTATTTGAAAAATTCATACCTTCTAAACCTGGCAAATTCGGTGAGGTAACTATTACGAAAGCCGTAGTATCTAAAAATGTACTATTAACTACTGTGATATCATTTTTATTACAAAATATATTAGTTACCCAATTTGCAACTTTGATATTTTTAATTGTTGTACCTACCCCGCCTACACTAAGTAGTGTAGATGATACACCCTTAGTATTATTTAACCAGTTATTATTTCCATCGATTATTACATTATCCGCCGATACTGTAATTAAATTACTATTCGGAACGTTTATATCCGAAAGATTACAGTTTATTACATACGTTCCCGGTAAGGTTATTTCGTATGTACTTGTTAAATTTTCTGCATTTAATAGATATGTTTGTGGCGCAGACGTACCGCCCTGTACATTACCTATTGTAAAAACGCATAAAAAGAACATTGTTACTAAAAACAGTTTTTTATTGATTGCTATAATTTCACCTATCTAATGGTTGTATATAAAAATACTATATTATTTTATTTGGATTAATAATTTAATGTAATAGTTTCATATCTATATTTTATAATATTTATTTATTGCCATTATATCCTCATATATGTAAATACATACTGTTAAATTAAATATTTTCAGAAATAACACGATAAAAACATTTTATTATGATGTTAAATACTATTTAATTAATTTAAGAATAATTAGACTATGATTAGGACATAATTAAAATAATTAAAATAAAAAAATATCTAAAAGTAATACTCGAAAATTAAAATATAGAATAACTATAGAATAAATATAGACTAAATATAGGCTAAATATAGAATAATATAAAACTAATAATTAAAATAAATATAAAACTAATAATTAAAATAAAAAAATAAGAAAATTAAGTCATTGATTTGTAATCTCTAATCATATTTTTTAAAGACCTACCGGTAGGTTCAAATTGAGGATATTTAGCCGTAGCTTTTTTTATAACATTCAGAGCATCCTCGTATTTACCATATTCTATTAGAGTAACCGCAGTATCATAATATGGGTCTAAATAAGTTTCATCTGCTAAATCCATAGCTTTAGTTAAATAACTCATACCCTCATCAAGTTTACCCAATTTTGAAAGGGATAAACCCATACCTTTATTAAGATAAGCATCGTCAGGAGCGATTGAAAGAGCTTTTTCATTTACCATTTTTGACTTTTCGTAGTTGCCCAACATAAAACTTACAAAGCCTTGATAACTTAATAATTCGGTGTCTTCTGGACTAATAGAAAGTGCCTTGTCTAACGCCATACTTGCAATTTGATAATCGCCTGCTCGGGTAAAGTTACCTGCTATACTTTTTAAAGTATCAAAATCATTTATATTATCCAACCATTTTAATGCCTTATTCATTGCTACAACGTATGAACAATAATTATTTTCTGAATAAATCGTACCATTCATTGTTAATCTTGTATTTGGACAACCTCCCAAACACATTTGCCCGTAAATACATTCATTACATAGTCCTCCTAATTTGGATTTTTCCATAGTCCTACTCCATGAAAAATTATCCTCATTTTCCCAAATCTCACGCAGTGGAGTTTCTCGGGCGTTTCCTTCAATGTATTCTCGGTCTCTAATAGAAGTACAACCTAAAATCTCACCATTGTGTAATATACCAAAACTACGTTTACCAGCAGTACATCCTTTCCATGTAACATCGTATTCCGCAGGATAAGCCTTTCTACGAACTTCTAGCTCTTTAAGATTATAGTAACCTATACAATCAGCCGGGAATATGACAATATCGTCTTTTAAAGAATCGTGTGCAAAATCAATTATCTTATTAACGTCTTCAGGCTTCATAATCATTTCAGGATGGTTTACAAAGTTACCCATCGGCAAACCTATTTGCATTTGCCAAAGTTTTACACCTTTGTCAATCAATACGTGTTTAAGTTCTTCGAGTTCATTTATATTTTTGTTGTGAATTGTTGTTATTGCGCCTGCTGTAACATTAGAATCCCTCATAAGTTCAAAAGCATTCATAATTCTATCGTACGAACCATTCATACGCATATAATCGTGAGTTTCTTTTAAACCGTCGAGACTTATTGCCATAGTACCTATTTCTGTCTTTTCAGCTTTTTTTAATATATCTTCGTCAAAAAGCCATCCGTTAGTAATCATATTTGGGATAACACCATTATCCGTTAATTCTTGGGCTATTACATGCCAATCTTTTCGTACTAAAGGTTCTCCCCCGGATAACGTTATCCATTTCAACCCCAAATCCCCAATTTCCTGAGATAACTTCACTGCTTCCTCAGTTGTTAATTCATCAGGTAATGGCTCTTTACAACTTGAACCGCAATGTTTACATCGCATATTGCAAGCCATAGTAATTTCCCAAACTGCCGTTATTGGTTTATATTCCAAAATATCCCCCTAATAATCTTGATTATCATTTATTGATAATATTTTAACTTATGTTACCTTATTTAGCATATTTTATTAAATAAATAAGAAAGATTAAACTTAAAAATTTAAACCTATAATTTAAACCTAATAATTTAAACCTAATAATTTAAAATTTAAAAGTTAAAAAATATGATAGTTAATGAGTAATTAAAGATTTATTATTTTATTTGTACGTCCCATCTGGGAATCCGTACTTAACTATACAGTTTGGATGCTCAATGAAACCCACAGGGAATCCGTATTTTAAGTTACATTCATTGGCATTCTTAGCAATACCGCTTGGAGTTCCGTATTTTACAACGCAACGTTCTGAATCTTCAGTAGTTTTTTCAATACGCACAGGGAATCCGTATTTTAGTATACAATCATCACCTTGTGCATTTTCACAGTCAAATATTGGAGCTCCGTATTTTAGTATACATTCTTCAGAATTTCTAGATATACCCCATGGTGTACCATATTTAAGTAAGCAATTTTCCTTGCTTTCTATTACCATAGGCGCAGCGTACAACATTTGGGTTTGTAATCCCCCTACATTTGCAACTGCAGTGTTAGGTGCGCAATTTACGCCGTATGCCACAATTGGGTCGTAGAATTGTCTTGAAAATCCATACGGTGGAATACATATATTATTAGTTGCCACAGATAAACAAGGTATTCCATACAGTAGCGGAGGTATTGTACCGGCGTTCTCTGTTAAACAAGGTACGCCATAATCTGTCACAGGGTCTGGTGGCGTTGGTGCCCCGTAGACTACAATTATACCGCCTGTTTCAGGGTCCTTGTAAGCTTGAATGTTCTTTTCATTTACGAGAGTGCTCAGTGCTTCAGGAGCAATTTTTAAGAATTTGCTGTCTCCCATAGCAGCGTTTAAACTTCTCATTTCATTTTTAGCTCGGCTAGTGGTTGGCGATTCAACGATTAATGCGTAGGAAACTTCTTCTGCTACCTCAAAATCTCCAAAAGGTTGTACAAGTTTGAATCCCAAATAATCCTGACCTTTTTCCATTGCTAAAAATTCAAATGTTACCTTTACCCTTCCCCCAGGTTTTGGGTCAATAACGGTTGTCGTTTTATCCACAAAAGCCACAAAATCAGGAATATATGTTATTCCCCATACATACGGGATACCTCCGTTTGTATAAAGGTCAACTTTAAACCTTTCTTTTGCATTTACGTTTATGTCTCCAATTTTCTTATTCTCCATCTTTTCCCCCTATTTAATTTATATTATTTAAACCTCTCAATTAGGCAATTATGTCCCGTCAATCCTCTTTTTAGCCCATTAAAATATATAAAATAATACCATTATATAATTTGTCATATTTTTAGATTTGCATATTTAAATATGTAAAAATATTGAATTAATTGACTAAATAATATAAAAATTATAAAATAAAAATTATAAGATAAAAGTAAATAAAAATTAAAAAAGATAATAGTTTAAAGTAAATAATGGATTATTCGTATTTCCTTCTAACCAATTCTTCGATACTTTCTGTTAATTCATCTAAACCCTGTTCACTTAAAGGGGTTGGAATAGTAGTTTTTTTATTCTCATAAATAGAATTTGCAAGTTCTCTGAATTTATTTGCAATTTCAGAGTCTGGAGCGTACTCTATTGTAGTCTGTTTTCTAAGTTCTGCTTTTGTTATAATGTTACTCATAGGCACTTTACCCATAACTTGAGAGTTTATCCCTTCTACAAATTTATCGATAATTTCTGGCTCATCTACAACACTCCTACCGTTGTATATAATACCGCCGAGTGCTATTTTACCCCTGTTTCCGTATCTTTTGATACCCTTACAAATATTATTTGCTGCGTAAATAGCCATGGGGTCACAAGTTGTTACAATGTAAACGTCCTCTGCGAGCTTCTTTTGAAGTGGCATTGCGAAACCACCACATACAACGTCCCCCAAAATGTCATAAATAACTACATCAGGTTTTAGTTCATCATAAACACCTAATCTATCTAGCATATCAACAGCTGTGATAACACCACGTCCCGCACAGCCAACACCTGGCTCAGGACCACCACTTTCGACACAGTAAACGCCATTAAAACCTTCGTAAACAATATCTTCAATTTTCATGTATTCCGGACCTTTATCTCTAAAGGTATCTAAAACGGTATTTATCTTTCCGTGCATTAATGTCCTTGTAGAGTCTGCTTTAGGGTCACAACCGACTACCAAAACTTTTTTACCATCTTCTGCTAAAGCAGCCGCCATATTGCCTACATTTGTGGATTTTCCGATTCCACCTTTACCATATATACAAAATTTCCTCATAATCACACCTAATATCTATTATATTTTATTTATTCTATTTCAATATCACAATTAATAGTATGCCATATTATATAATATTATTAATATTATTATTAACATTAATAAAAGTTACTTTAATTATTATAAAAATATATTTATTTAAATTTAAGTATATTAGCTTTTAGATATAGTATAAAAAATAGGTAATAATTTTATTTTGGAAGGTAAATCTATTACTAAAAAAAGTCATCGATTAGAGGAATAGTATTAATTAAAAAAGTATTATTTATTATTAATTATTTATTATTTATTATTTATTATTAGTTAATTAATACTAAATAATTAGTATATTACCACCAAATTAATGCTTCCTTCGAATCCATATTATATTCCCATCTATCCTCATTTTTCGTTAAAATCTTACTCAAAAGTTCTTTTACACTGTCTTTTTGGTTTTCCGATAGTTTCAAATCTCTTGTCCTATCATAATCCGTTATGTATTTGCTAAATGCTTCGTCAATGCTTTCAAAATATTGGTAAAACTGACCCTCGTAAACGTTCACATTTGCAGGAATGCCATACTGGTCAAGTATATTAAGAAGTAAAATATGACTAAGTGACAATTTAGCTTTTTTACTATTTTCAATATTTAATAAGTCGCCAATTTTACAGTAAATGTCTTTATGAACTGGAAAATCTGCAGATGTTAAAA encodes the following:
- the nifH gene encoding nitrogenase iron protein — translated: MRKFCIYGKGGIGKSTNVGNMAAALAEDGKKVLVVGCDPKADSTRTLMHGKINTVLDTFRDKGPEYMKIEDIVYEGFNGVYCVESGGPEPGVGCAGRGVITAVDMLDRLGVYDELKPDVVIYDILGDVVCGGFAMPLQKKLAEDVYIVTTCDPMAIYAANNICKGIKRYGNRGKIALGGIIYNGRSVVDEPEIIDKFVEGINSQVMGKVPMSNIITKAELRKQTTIEYAPDSEIANKFRELANSIYENKKTTIPTPLSEQGLDELTESIEELVRRKYE
- a CDS encoding NosD domain-containing protein yields the protein MFFLCVFTIGNVQGGTSAPQTYLLNAENLTSTYEITLPGTYVINCNLSDINVPNSNLITVSADNVIIDGNNNWLNNTKGVSSTLLSVGGVGTTIKNIKVANWVTNIFCNKNDITVVNSTFLDTTAFVIVTSPNLPGLEGMNFSNNIINNVSNTPIYLQTFKYATIYNNTITNYNGNGIKTSNSYGIKITHNTIINNSYKSFGIGADGFGISLSAYDSTIAYNTIQNNSFGGAICIFNGHFSIKNYIYLNNFVDNVRDTKIDGIGINQFYSPNAINYTYNSQQYTNKIVGNYWDACISPADADGDGIRDGNYSLYSMIQQANDTHPLVEKWENYFPSNGVVTPEENKTNKSSIIHITKSTYDNNRTIIGPGTYVLDEDITDITKGIVIQSSDVVIDGNNHKLGTDSTALDVIRVYKSGKIFDNITIKNLKIETPINYECNGIMINSSVNNLTIENCDIFINNGTYGIGFNPNDEKKSLNSPIINNNNIVIKNGMDIVGVGVEIGKYGIINTSNSLDSRISNNYINISGIYGNAIQFNYSNVPMENLDIYMDVLNYSGEMVYINNLENTYIKDCNFQMRGLNNSSGILFFTATLKNTVISNSTFNITTDRYGVCVYNLNGSDNITLVGNTFFGVDSKDLNKILAFGFTMRGPISNSNIYLNDFLAGHMATWNILVNCTFESPNSIRYQYKVDGNVYNSKFGNYWFNFNESMGRENPVDNGKGFTTKPYDISAFVDNYSRYTTLDNYVLNYTGNNKTNPNTNTNNNINNKNKNSAKKMIKKAEQEGTKNNFASKNIRDTVTNSRIIADDKFDKSIAEDNLKENIQDSEDLKQELDESLEAITEDLIVVGGPIVNRFAEAHNDKFLKPINNENPGKNTGVIQVLKVQDVSSKIVASHYVIYIAGSDRYGTQAALEYFKTLNEMPKEPITVRWTNDKPVLVE
- a CDS encoding radical SAM/SPASM domain-containing protein, whose product is MEYKPITAVWEITMACNMRCKHCGSSCKEPLPDELTTEEAVKLSQEIGDLGLKWITLSGGEPLVRKDWHVIAQELTDNGVIPNMITNGWLFDEDILKKAEKTEIGTMAISLDGLKETHDYMRMNGSYDRIMNAFELMRDSNVTAGAITTIHNKNINELEELKHVLIDKGVKLWQMQIGLPMGNFVNHPEMIMKPEDVNKIIDFAHDSLKDDIVIFPADCIGYYNLKELEVRRKAYPAEYDVTWKGCTAGKRSFGILHNGEILGCTSIRDREYIEGNARETPLREIWENEDNFSWSRTMEKSKLGGLCNECIYGQMCLGGCPNTRLTMNGTIYSENNYCSYVVAMNKALKWLDNINDFDTLKSIAGNFTRAGDYQIASMALDKALSISPEDTELLSYQGFVSFMLGNYEKSKMVNEKALSIAPDDAYLNKGMGLSLSKLGKLDEGMSYLTKAMDLADETYLDPYYDTAVTLIEYGKYEDALNVIKKATAKYPQFEPTGRSLKNMIRDYKSMT
- a CDS encoding protease inhibitor I42 family protein, whose translation is MENKKIGDINVNAKERFKVDLYTNGGIPYVWGITYIPDFVAFVDKTTTVIDPKPGGRVKVTFEFLAMEKGQDYLGFKLVQPFGDFEVAEEVSYALIVESPTTSRAKNEMRSLNAAMGDSKFLKIAPEALSTLVNEKNIQAYKDPETGGIIVVYGAPTPPDPVTDYGVPCLTENAGTIPPLLYGIPCLSVATNNICIPPYGFSRQFYDPIVAYGVNCAPNTAVANVGGLQTQMLYAAPMVIESKENCLLKYGTPWGISRNSEECILKYGAPIFDCENAQGDDCILKYGFPVRIEKTTEDSERCVVKYGTPSGIAKNANECNLKYGFPVGFIEHPNCIVKYGFPDGTYK